A region from the Mucilaginibacter sp. CSA2-8R genome encodes:
- a CDS encoding RagB/SusD family nutrient uptake outer membrane protein, translating into MKKIFITTAFAAGLIVFSASCKKEFLEQKDPNAIELATSFRTPDDISSAVNGIYQSLRSSNNIGENSGLWTDERSDDTGRNDNQSNAGEPFQFGDFSILPSNTYLKSHWVSMYTTISRANVVLSNIDQVSFTDPAVKQQYIAEAKFLRAVTYFHMVRMWGDVPLVTKQLITPEEVAANTFREKQATVYAQIVADLKDALNSNLPNLQTGAGIGRTSKAAINATLGQVYLTMATTQDQTNRQSNLNDAKTYLLAAYNMRTFGALSTVPYTDVFDVNKKSTCPELIWQIVNKQGDPNYSSSIAANNQPTGETINSLKTTTGVGGNVTPDLIKDYENGDPRMAFSVKFASASSVKDYFITKFRDTSPAASNLGYGGNDWILIRYADVILMLAEVSNYLGDAAGAIQYLDMVRARAGVPLYSAVSATSAYSSKYPTLRLAILHERRVELAFEHHRWFDLLRTFSTDELVAYFKSKSQADFGIARLANFSTKDRYYPIPFDEYKLDPTRMYQNSGY; encoded by the coding sequence ATGAAGAAAATATTTATAACTACTGCCTTTGCTGCCGGCCTGATCGTTTTTTCGGCTTCGTGCAAAAAAGAGTTTTTAGAACAAAAAGATCCCAACGCCATTGAGCTGGCTACCAGCTTTCGTACGCCTGATGATATTTCAAGTGCGGTAAATGGCATTTATCAATCCTTGCGCAGCAGCAATAATATTGGCGAAAACAGCGGCTTATGGACAGACGAGCGCTCGGATGATACCGGCCGAAATGATAACCAGAGTAATGCCGGTGAGCCATTTCAATTCGGCGATTTTTCTATCCTGCCAAGTAATACATATTTAAAAAGCCACTGGGTGTCTATGTACACCACCATTAGCCGTGCAAACGTGGTTTTGTCTAATATCGACCAAGTCTCTTTTACCGATCCGGCAGTTAAACAGCAATATATTGCTGAGGCCAAGTTTTTACGTGCGGTTACCTACTTTCATATGGTACGTATGTGGGGCGATGTGCCGCTGGTAACCAAACAGCTAATTACCCCCGAAGAAGTGGCTGCAAACACCTTTCGCGAAAAGCAGGCTACCGTTTATGCGCAGATTGTAGCTGACCTAAAAGATGCCTTAAACAGCAATCTGCCTAATTTGCAAACCGGAGCGGGCATCGGGCGTACATCAAAAGCAGCCATCAATGCAACACTGGGCCAGGTTTACTTAACCATGGCCACCACGCAAGACCAAACCAACCGCCAAAGCAACCTGAATGATGCCAAAACTTATTTGCTGGCAGCCTACAACATGCGTACGTTTGGGGCGTTAAGCACTGTTCCATACACTGATGTGTTTGATGTGAATAAAAAATCAACCTGTCCTGAACTCATCTGGCAGATTGTAAACAAACAGGGCGACCCTAACTACAGCTCATCTATCGCGGCCAACAATCAGCCTACAGGCGAAACCATCAACTCGCTTAAAACTACTACTGGCGTTGGTGGCAACGTAACGCCCGATTTAATTAAAGATTACGAGAATGGCGACCCACGGATGGCGTTTTCGGTAAAATTTGCCAGTGCCTCGTCGGTCAAAGATTATTTTATTACCAAGTTCAGAGATACCAGTCCGGCAGCGTCAAACTTAGGTTACGGTGGCAACGACTGGATACTGATTCGCTACGCCGATGTAATTTTAATGCTGGCCGAGGTAAGCAATTACTTAGGCGACGCCGCCGGTGCCATACAGTATTTGGATATGGTGCGTGCCCGGGCAGGAGTGCCTTTATACTCGGCAGTTTCGGCTACATCAGCTTACAGCAGTAAATATCCGACATTGCGTTTAGCTATTTTACACGAGCGCCGCGTTGAACTGGCTTTTGAGCATCACCGCTGGTTTGATTTGCTGCGTACCTTTAGTACCGACGAGTTGGTGGCCTATTTTAAAAGTAAAAGCCAGGCCGATTTTGGTATTGCCAGGTTAGCCAACTTTAGCACTAAAGATCGTTATTATCCTATCCCTTTCGATGAGTATAAGCTCGACCCGACAAGGATGTATCAAAATTCGGGTTATTAA
- a CDS encoding glycerophosphodiester phosphodiesterase family protein, translated as MKTKIILTILLLQAFTLIADAQNKIMVAAHRGDWRNAPENSLWAFKNAAAMGVDIVELDLAKTKDGVIVIMHDQTIDRTTNGKGLPGDYTYNEILKFGLRNGLGRVTGNHIPTLKEVMLALKGEKIMVNLDKSYPYYHEAFAVLKETGTLKQAIFKAEVTYAQLKEKYPTLIDSIIYMPVVNLDKPDAKKTITDYLKNMKPYAFECNFKQDTSAILKDNKFITSTGAKLWYNSLWASLNAGHEDDLAIEQGNTKDSWEWLIEHGAAILQTDRPKQMLQYLKEKKEHQ; from the coding sequence ATGAAAACTAAAATAATTTTAACCATACTCTTATTACAAGCCTTTACCTTAATTGCTGACGCGCAAAATAAAATAATGGTTGCCGCACACCGCGGCGACTGGCGTAACGCGCCCGAAAACTCACTGTGGGCTTTTAAAAACGCCGCTGCCATGGGCGTAGATATTGTAGAGCTCGATTTAGCTAAAACCAAAGACGGCGTCATCGTCATCATGCACGATCAAACCATTGACCGCACTACTAACGGCAAAGGCCTTCCCGGTGATTATACTTACAACGAGATTCTGAAATTTGGTTTACGCAATGGACTGGGCCGTGTAACCGGCAACCATATCCCAACTCTAAAAGAAGTGATGCTGGCACTCAAAGGCGAAAAAATAATGGTTAACCTCGATAAGAGCTATCCTTATTACCACGAAGCGTTTGCTGTGTTAAAAGAAACCGGCACACTAAAACAGGCCATTTTTAAAGCAGAAGTTACCTATGCACAGCTAAAAGAGAAATACCCTACCCTCATTGATAGCATCATTTACATGCCCGTTGTTAACCTGGATAAGCCCGATGCCAAAAAAACGATAACTGATTATCTAAAGAACATGAAGCCTTACGCTTTTGAATGTAATTTTAAGCAGGATACCTCAGCCATCCTGAAAGACAATAAGTTTATCACCAGTACCGGTGCTAAATTGTGGTACAATTCACTTTGGGCATCACTCAATGCCGGGCACGAGGATGATCTGGCTATTGAGCAAGGCAATACCAAGGATAGTTGGGAATGGTTGATAGAACATGGTGCCGCCATTTTACAGACCGACCGCCCCAAACAAATGCTGCAATATTTGAAAGAAAAAAAAGAGCATCAATAA
- a CDS encoding glycoside hydrolase domain-containing protein, translated as MKKLFSATVLLFVVAFASAQNAQKVNVFLGSSGDHGQMSPAASTPFGMLSIGPQTYPKLHMGYEHRAKIFLGFTHNRVEGVGCQGSGGNILIKPFIGNDAAACVLNKATENAGLGFYQLAFANNIKVAIAVNGNTGVEDYIFPESSSKGFLIDLSHTLANKFVAEEHQVANNGISGWIDSRTTCNVGTYRVYYAIKFGGPVMLKAVGEHELLANVGNTAHMQIHVAFSSVDVQHAKAALTDADLLAIKNAGHNNWNSLLSNVTVKGDANREKLFYSLLYRTMQSPYLVSEKDGSYRATDGSLQHTNGQVYNGWAIWDNYRTQLPLLALLYPDKYQYMVNSIAGMYKYGKKDYATQHEPSNTVRTEHAMVVLLDAYRKGFKVDFKSIADSLVAEAGRLDFTHPDKALESSYDIWALSEIMKIMGKTELSAKYRQQALQYKEYWNKDFKDLTKPDVDRVSARGMYQGTIWQYRWLVPFDNKGLMELAGGEEEYLKQLNEFFDNDYYNHANEPDIQAPLMFNATSQPWRSQYLVQKYAVDTVVQYYFNDNSRGIDPFVDVIYQNKPDTYIRTMDDDAGAMSAWYVFAATGIFPACSGWPVYYLSVPLFNEVQLKTGGQNFIVKVVNYAPQRRYIQSVTLNGKPLNRNWLTHQEIIKGGTLIITAADKPNQNFGLTNQWISSVDMQ; from the coding sequence ATGAAAAAACTGTTCTCCGCTACTGTTTTGTTATTCGTTGTTGCTTTTGCATCCGCCCAAAATGCCCAAAAGGTTAACGTGTTTCTGGGATCGTCCGGCGACCATGGTCAGATGTCGCCCGCTGCTTCAACTCCTTTTGGTATGTTAAGCATTGGTCCGCAAACGTATCCCAAACTGCATATGGGCTATGAGCACAGAGCTAAAATATTTTTAGGTTTTACTCATAACCGTGTTGAGGGGGTGGGCTGCCAGGGGAGCGGCGGTAATATTTTAATTAAGCCCTTTATTGGCAATGATGCGGCCGCATGCGTGTTGAACAAAGCAACCGAAAATGCCGGTCTCGGCTTTTACCAGCTAGCTTTTGCAAACAATATTAAAGTGGCAATTGCCGTAAACGGTAACACTGGGGTAGAAGATTATATCTTTCCCGAAAGCAGCAGCAAAGGTTTTTTGATAGACCTGAGTCATACGCTGGCTAATAAATTTGTAGCCGAGGAACATCAGGTTGCAAATAATGGCATTAGCGGTTGGATAGATTCGCGCACCACTTGTAACGTAGGTACTTATAGGGTATACTACGCTATTAAATTTGGCGGGCCGGTAATGTTAAAGGCAGTGGGTGAGCATGAGTTGCTGGCTAACGTGGGTAACACTGCACACATGCAGATTCACGTCGCCTTTTCAAGCGTTGATGTGCAACATGCTAAAGCTGCGCTTACTGATGCTGATCTGTTAGCTATTAAAAATGCCGGACACAATAATTGGAATAGCCTGCTAAGTAATGTAACTGTGAAAGGTGATGCTAACCGCGAAAAATTATTTTATTCTCTATTGTACCGCACTATGCAATCGCCTTACCTGGTGTCAGAAAAAGATGGCAGCTATCGCGCTACTGATGGCAGCCTGCAGCACACTAATGGGCAGGTTTACAATGGATGGGCTATCTGGGATAATTACCGTACCCAGTTGCCCTTGCTGGCATTGCTTTACCCGGATAAGTACCAGTATATGGTGAATTCAATTGCCGGCATGTACAAGTATGGCAAAAAAGACTACGCCACTCAACACGAACCATCCAACACCGTACGTACCGAGCATGCTATGGTAGTATTGTTGGATGCTTACCGAAAAGGCTTTAAGGTTGATTTCAAAAGCATCGCCGATTCGTTGGTGGCTGAAGCCGGCCGCTTGGATTTTACGCATCCTGATAAGGCGCTCGAGTCGAGTTACGATATCTGGGCTTTGTCGGAGATTATGAAAATTATGGGCAAAACCGAACTAAGCGCTAAATACCGCCAGCAAGCATTGCAATACAAAGAATATTGGAACAAAGATTTTAAGGATTTAACCAAGCCTGACGTCGACCGTGTTTCGGCACGGGGCATGTACCAGGGAACCATTTGGCAATACCGATGGCTGGTACCTTTTGATAATAAAGGACTGATGGAACTGGCCGGCGGGGAGGAAGAGTACTTAAAGCAGCTTAATGAGTTTTTCGATAACGACTATTATAACCATGCCAATGAGCCCGACATACAAGCGCCGTTAATGTTTAACGCTACGTCGCAACCCTGGCGCTCGCAGTATCTGGTGCAAAAATATGCGGTTGATACCGTAGTACAGTACTATTTTAATGATAATAGCCGTGGCATCGACCCGTTTGTAGATGTGATTTACCAGAACAAGCCCGATACGTACATCCGTACTATGGATGATGATGCCGGTGCCATGTCGGCCTGGTACGTTTTTGCGGCAACCGGTATTTTTCCGGCTTGCTCGGGCTGGCCGGTTTATTATTTAAGTGTGCCTCTATTTAACGAGGTACAGCTTAAAACCGGCGGGCAAAATTTCATAGTTAAGGTGGTTAACTATGCCCCTCAACGCCGCTACATACAGTCGGTTACTTTAAACGGTAAGCCGCTTAACCGCAACTGGCTTACTCACCAGGAGATTATAAAAGGCGGAACTTTAATCATTACAGCCGCTGATAAGCCAAACCAAAATTTTGGCCTTACCAACCAATGGATATCATCGGTTGATATGCAATAA